Proteins found in one Pyrus communis chromosome 15, drPyrComm1.1, whole genome shotgun sequence genomic segment:
- the LOC137718678 gene encoding probable glucan 1,3-beta-glucosidase A — translation MQQQYKAKHKRMAFNSRAWLLSIVLLFCMLSISSGRMPQNSGRVKAVNLGGWLVTEGWIKPSLFDGIPNKDFLDGTGLQFKSVTTGKYLAAELGGGSIIVANRTSASGWETFKLWRINETTFNFRVFNKDFVGLDVNVNGTQVVAVSKIPGSSETFEIIRKPDDLRRVRIKAPNGFFLQARSEVLVTADYARSTEWGNNDPSVLVITFSGKLEGEFQVTNGYGPKMAPQVMWEHWNTFIVEDDFHFISTNGLNAVRIPVGWWIASDPTPPHPYVGGSLHALDKAFLWAQKYGLKVIIDLHAAPGSQNGYEHSASRDGSQEWGQTDENIQQTVHVIDFLTSRYAKSPNLYAVELINEPLSPGASLQNVTNFYKAGYAAVRKHSSTAYVVLSNRLGPMEPRELFPLAKDFKRSVIDVHYYNLFVSTFDNMTVQQNIDFIYTNRSQQLNYVTTSNGPLIFVGEWVAEWNVKEATKADYQRFANAQLEVWGRATFGWAYWTLKNVNNYWSLEWMIKNGYIKLT, via the exons ATGCAACAACAATACAAAGCAAAGCATAAACGAATGGCTTTCAACTCCAGGGCATGGCTCCTAAGCATAGTGCTCCTTTTTTGTATGCTGTCCATTTCTTCTGGGAGAATGCCTCAGAATTCCGGTCGAGTGAAAGCAGTTAATCTTGGAGGGTGGCTGGTTACAGAAGGCTGGATTAAACCTTCTCTTTTCGATGGCATTCCCAACAAGGATTTCttg GATGGAACTGGACTTCAGTTTAAATCTGTCACAACTGGGAAATATCTTGCGGCTGAGTTGGGGGGAGGAAGCATCATAGTTGCAAACAGAACGTCAGCTTCAGGCTGGGAAACATTTAAA TTGTGGAGGATCAACGAAACCACGTTTAATTTCAGGGTCTTCAACAAAGATTTTGTGGGGCTTGATGTCAATGTCAATGGAACTCAGGTGGTAGCTGTTTCGAAAATACCGGGTAGTTCGGAGACgtttgaaatcataagaaaaccTGATGATTTGCGCCGGGTTCGAATCAAAGCACCGAATGGATTCTTCTTGCAG GCAAGATCAGAGGTGCTGGTGACAGCTGATTATGCGAGGAGTACTGAATGGGGAAACAATGATCCATCTGTTTTAGTGATAACATTTTCTGGAAAATTGGAAGGAGAGTTTCAAGTAACCAATGGTTATGGTCCAAAAATGGCTCCACAAGTTATGTGG GAACATTGGAATACATTCATAGTTGAGGATGACTTCCACTTCATATCAACAAATGGGTTAAACGCTGTGAGAATACCAGTTGGTTGGTGGATTGCAAGTGATCCCACTCCTCCACACCCTTATGTTGGAGGTTCATTACATGCACTAGACAAAGCCTTCCTGTGGGCACA GAAATATGGATTAAAGGTAATAATTGATCTCCATGCAGCACCAGGCTCTCAAAATGGTTATGAACACAGTGCTTCCAGAGATGGCTCTCAGGAATGGGGACAAACAGATGAGAACATACAACAGACTGTTCATGTCATTGATTTCTTAACCTCCAg GTATGCTAAGAGCCCAAACCTATATGCAGTTGAGCTCATCAACGAACCCTTGTCACCAGGAGCGTCCCTACAGAACGTGACCAATTTCTACAAGGCTGGTTATGCTGCTGTTCGAAAGCATTCCTCCACAGCATACGTGGTGTTGTCAAACAGGCTAGGACCAATGGAGCCTAGGGAGCTTTTCCCCCTTGCCAAGGACTTCAAGCGTTCTGTGATCGATGTCCATTACTATAACCTCTTTGTGAGCACCTTCGACAACATGACTGTCCAACAAAACATAGACTTCATCTACACCAATCGGTCCCAGCAATTGAATTATGTCACCACATCGAACGGCCCTCTCATTTTTGTTG GTGAATGGGTGGCTGAGTGGAATGTTAAAGAGGCAACAAAGGCGGATTACCAAAGATTTGCCAATGCTCAATTAGAAGTTTGGGGGAGAGCAACATTTGGGTGGGCTTATTGGACTCTTAAGAACGTCAATAACTACTGGAGTCTTGAGTGGATGATAAAGAATGGTTATATAAAACTTACTTAG